A genome region from Actinopolymorpha sp. NPDC004070 includes the following:
- a CDS encoding MFS transporter, producing MFVAFSALDDAIFLYPLYTLLFSDSGLSTGQISVLLGLWAGAAFVLEVPSGVLADRLSRRHLLAVGAVLRAAGFGLWICLPSFPAFAVGFVLWSAQGALRSGTLQALVYDELAAVGAESTYDRLLGRAAVAEGTAGLVATALAAPFFAVGGYAVVGWASVAMGLAQVPVALAFPDVPRSGLESEPTGVRAYAATLRAGVAEAVRDPAVRRLTVLTGLLPGLVAFDEYLPLLARTVGVTDSYVPLLMVVPGVAMVVAALLVAARRWRYAVAPVALSVAGFLVGAGAAATSTVGVVAIGVGIGAFHLARLLLDARLQHAISGPARATVTSLSGVLSEGAALTVFAAFGVGSVWLPMGRLFAADGVLVAVCAAYLTVDVVRGRRTRGSARVRPDRRRDRRRDRRQSRRRRFCRRARRRQRTGEGPTR from the coding sequence CTGTTCGTCGCCTTCTCCGCGCTGGACGACGCGATTTTTCTGTACCCGCTGTACACCCTGCTGTTCTCCGACAGCGGGCTGTCCACCGGACAGATATCGGTGTTGCTCGGGCTGTGGGCGGGTGCCGCGTTCGTCCTGGAGGTGCCGTCGGGCGTCCTCGCCGATCGGCTCTCGCGACGTCACCTGCTCGCCGTCGGTGCGGTCCTGCGAGCCGCCGGGTTCGGGTTGTGGATCTGCCTGCCGTCCTTCCCCGCCTTCGCGGTCGGCTTCGTGCTGTGGTCCGCGCAGGGAGCGCTCAGATCGGGCACGCTGCAGGCGCTGGTGTACGACGAACTCGCAGCGGTCGGGGCCGAGTCCACCTACGACCGACTGCTCGGCCGGGCCGCGGTCGCCGAGGGTACTGCCGGACTGGTCGCGACCGCGCTGGCCGCTCCGTTCTTCGCGGTCGGCGGCTACGCCGTGGTGGGGTGGGCCTCGGTGGCGATGGGGCTGGCGCAGGTGCCGGTGGCGCTGGCGTTCCCCGACGTGCCCCGGTCCGGGCTCGAGTCCGAACCGACCGGGGTACGCGCGTACGCCGCGACCCTCCGGGCGGGGGTGGCCGAGGCGGTCCGCGACCCGGCCGTACGCCGGCTCACGGTGCTGACCGGCCTGCTGCCCGGGCTGGTCGCCTTCGACGAGTACCTCCCGCTGCTGGCCCGAACGGTCGGCGTCACCGACTCGTACGTCCCGCTGCTGATGGTCGTACCCGGCGTCGCCATGGTGGTGGCGGCGCTGCTGGTCGCCGCGCGGCGGTGGCGGTACGCCGTCGCGCCGGTCGCGCTGTCCGTGGCCGGCTTCCTCGTCGGCGCCGGGGCGGCCGCCACGTCCACGGTCGGCGTGGTCGCGATCGGAGTCGGCATCGGCGCCTTCCACCTGGCGAGGCTGCTGCTGGACGCGCGGCTCCAGCACGCGATCAGCGGGCCCGCCCGGGCCACCGTGACGTCGCTGTCCGGCGTGCTGTCCGAGGGGGCCGCTCTCACGGTCTTCGCGGCGTTCGGCGTCGGCTCGGTGTGGCTGCCGATGGGCCGGCTGTTCGCCGCCGACGGGGTGCTGGTCGCGGTGTGCGCGGCGTACCTGACCGTCGACGTCGTACGCGGCAGGCGGACGCGCGGCTCCGCCAGGGTCAGGCCGGACCGCCGTCGTGACCGCCGTCGTGACCGCCGCCAGTCCCGCCGGCGCCGTTTCTGCCGTCGGGCACGCCGTCGGCAGCGAACGGGCGAAGGTCCCACGCGGTGA
- a CDS encoding nucleoside/nucleotide kinase family protein, with the protein METYDELLEEARALASPGRRRVLGIVGAPGAGKSTLAERLVADLAPASVYVPMDGFHLAQAELDRLGRAGRKGAPDTFDAAGYLALLRRLRDPAEGTVYAPAFSRVLEEPVAGSLPVPPDTPLVVTEGNYLLLTDEPWRQVRTLLDACWFVLTEEDVRMDRLIRRHREFGRSPAVAQAFATGSDQRNADLVAAGIDRADRVVDVTAWDLRPFAADGVPDGRNGAGGTGGGHDGGHDGGPA; encoded by the coding sequence ATGGAAACGTACGACGAACTGCTGGAGGAGGCACGCGCACTCGCCTCCCCCGGCCGGCGGCGCGTGCTCGGCATCGTCGGCGCGCCCGGCGCCGGGAAGTCCACCCTCGCCGAGCGTCTGGTCGCCGACCTCGCGCCGGCCTCGGTGTACGTGCCCATGGACGGCTTCCATCTCGCCCAGGCCGAACTCGACCGGCTCGGCCGGGCCGGCCGCAAGGGCGCGCCGGACACCTTCGACGCCGCGGGCTACCTCGCCCTGCTCCGGCGGCTGCGCGACCCGGCCGAGGGCACCGTCTACGCGCCGGCGTTCTCGCGTGTGCTGGAGGAACCGGTGGCGGGTTCGCTGCCGGTTCCACCGGACACGCCGCTGGTGGTGACCGAAGGCAATTACCTGTTGCTCACCGACGAACCGTGGCGGCAGGTGCGCACACTGCTGGACGCGTGCTGGTTCGTGCTCACCGAGGAGGACGTCCGGATGGACCGGCTGATCCGCCGGCACCGGGAGTTCGGCAGGTCCCCGGCGGTGGCACAGGCGTTCGCGACCGGTTCCGACCAGCGCAACGCCGACCTGGTGGCGGCCGGGATCGACCGCGCGGACCGGGTGGTCGACGTCACCGCGTGGGACCTTCGCCCGTTCGCTGCCGACGGCGTGCCCGACGGCAGAAACGGCGCCGGCGGGACTGGCGGCGGTCACGACGGCGGTCACGACGGCGGTCCGGCCTGA
- a CDS encoding glycoside hydrolase family 32 protein — protein MPALPNDHHAPHFHVRSVDGYVNDPNGPVHYRGSYHLYFQQVFDTPRTGPVHWGHATSTDLVTWTLHRPALTPSPGTPDEGGCWSGNTVAADDRLYAFYSACDSVNPFQPVRRAESADGFEFTGSIPMVDAPDASESPVQFRDPFVWWHHGRWCMLVGAGLAGDEADGGALGQARLYESSDLTNWTYVGPFAGRRRTGEGTDHDTGMMWECPQYASLGEWGVLLVGAWDRHEGITHVLALTGRDEADRLADPGPAVRIDQGPNFYAPSVMRDPDGRVLVWGWVTEGRDASASIEADWSGMLTLPRVLTVTDEGEPRWHPPAELAALRDGAVASLEGPFDADSSVDVEDVPAQFELDLALTASGTDRESTQVRLVTGEAEHLDLLVDWRAGTVTVDRDSASLDSRSHRGTFSIADAVTGGEAGGPVSVELRLLVDGSVGELFAAGQALTCRFYPQSPPPWTLRVTAGDGGPVDGRVTAWRLRRSVG, from the coding sequence GTGCCCGCACTTCCCAACGACCACCACGCACCGCACTTCCACGTGCGGTCGGTGGATGGCTACGTCAACGACCCGAACGGCCCGGTCCACTACCGCGGCTCCTACCACCTCTACTTCCAGCAGGTCTTCGACACTCCCCGCACCGGACCCGTGCACTGGGGCCACGCGACCAGCACCGACCTGGTGACCTGGACGCTGCATCGTCCCGCGCTCACGCCCAGCCCCGGCACACCGGACGAGGGCGGTTGCTGGTCGGGTAACACCGTGGCGGCGGACGACCGGCTGTACGCGTTCTACTCCGCCTGCGACTCGGTGAACCCGTTCCAGCCGGTGCGGCGAGCGGAGTCCGCCGACGGGTTCGAGTTCACCGGGTCGATCCCGATGGTCGACGCACCGGACGCGTCGGAGTCGCCGGTGCAGTTCCGGGATCCGTTCGTGTGGTGGCACCACGGCCGCTGGTGCATGCTCGTCGGCGCCGGGCTTGCCGGGGACGAGGCCGACGGCGGTGCGCTCGGGCAGGCCAGGCTGTACGAGTCGTCCGACCTGACGAACTGGACCTACGTCGGGCCGTTCGCCGGCCGGCGGCGTACCGGCGAGGGCACCGACCACGACACCGGGATGATGTGGGAGTGCCCGCAGTACGCCTCGCTCGGCGAGTGGGGCGTACTCCTCGTCGGTGCGTGGGACCGCCACGAGGGCATCACCCACGTGCTCGCGCTCACCGGCCGCGACGAGGCCGACCGGCTCGCCGACCCCGGACCGGCCGTGCGGATCGACCAGGGGCCGAACTTCTACGCCCCGTCGGTGATGCGCGACCCGGACGGACGGGTGCTGGTGTGGGGCTGGGTCACCGAGGGACGCGACGCCTCCGCCTCGATCGAGGCGGACTGGTCCGGGATGCTCACCCTCCCCCGGGTGCTCACCGTGACCGACGAGGGCGAGCCGCGTTGGCATCCGCCGGCCGAACTGGCCGCGCTTCGCGACGGCGCGGTCGCCTCGCTGGAGGGCCCCTTCGACGCCGACTCGTCCGTGGACGTGGAGGACGTGCCCGCGCAGTTCGAGCTGGACCTCGCGCTCACCGCGTCCGGAACCGACCGCGAATCCACGCAGGTGCGACTGGTGACCGGCGAGGCCGAGCACCTGGACCTGCTGGTCGACTGGCGCGCCGGCACGGTGACCGTCGACCGGGACTCGGCGAGCCTGGACTCAAGATCGCACCGGGGCACCTTTTCCATCGCGGACGCGGTGACGGGCGGGGAGGCCGGGGGGCCGGTGAGCGTCGAGCTTCGCCTGCTGGTGGACGGGTCGGTGGGTGAACTGTTCGCGGCCGGCCAGGCACTCACCTGCCGCTTCTACCCGCAGTCGCCACCGCCGTGGACCCTGCGGGTCACGGCCGGCGACGGCGGCCCGGTCGACGGGCGTGTCACGGCGTGGCGGCTGCGCAGGTCGGTGGGATAG
- a CDS encoding Gfo/Idh/MocA family oxidoreductase, whose product MLDIGVVGAGIRGRMFARALGQLPDVRVVGVADPTPAGAELAAELGASSHASHEDLLAGHDLAGVVVATPDFAHRDAAVAVARAGIGLLVEKPLATEVEEAKKIEAAVEAGGGPAMVAFENRWNPRFVTVRQQITDGAVGDVLFQCAHLNDTRFVPERMLSWAARTTPAWFLMPHTVDLALWLSGRTPRSVYATGLRRELARDGIDTYDGVHALVTFDDGTTLALQSHWVLPESYPSVFDFRYELVGSKAAVRVDGSDEGIHFAGPSLQWLHHSTVERDGRLVGVAAEIARDFAGLLRGEPVTVPTVAEGVAVTAVVAAVHESVTAGQVVRL is encoded by the coding sequence ATGCTTGACATCGGGGTGGTGGGCGCCGGCATCCGGGGCCGCATGTTCGCCCGGGCGCTCGGCCAGCTTCCGGACGTACGTGTGGTGGGGGTCGCCGACCCGACGCCGGCCGGAGCAGAGCTGGCAGCCGAGCTCGGCGCGAGCTCACATGCGAGCCACGAGGACCTGCTGGCAGGGCACGACCTCGCCGGTGTCGTGGTGGCCACCCCGGACTTTGCGCACAGGGACGCCGCCGTCGCCGTCGCCCGGGCGGGGATCGGCCTGCTGGTGGAGAAGCCGCTGGCCACGGAGGTCGAGGAGGCCAAGAAGATCGAGGCCGCGGTGGAAGCCGGCGGCGGCCCCGCCATGGTGGCGTTCGAGAACCGATGGAACCCGCGCTTCGTCACCGTCCGACAGCAGATCACCGACGGCGCTGTCGGCGACGTGCTCTTCCAGTGTGCCCATCTCAACGACACCAGGTTCGTACCGGAACGCATGCTGTCGTGGGCCGCGCGGACCACCCCGGCGTGGTTCCTCATGCCGCACACGGTCGACCTGGCGCTGTGGCTGTCCGGGCGTACTCCCCGCTCCGTCTACGCGACCGGGCTGCGACGGGAGCTCGCCCGGGACGGCATCGACACCTACGACGGCGTACACGCGCTGGTCACTTTCGACGACGGCACCACCCTGGCCCTGCAGTCGCACTGGGTGCTGCCGGAGTCCTACCCGAGCGTGTTCGACTTCCGGTACGAACTCGTCGGCAGCAAGGCCGCGGTGCGGGTGGACGGATCCGACGAGGGCATCCACTTCGCCGGGCCGTCCTTGCAGTGGTTGCACCACTCGACGGTGGAGCGCGACGGCCGGCTGGTAGGGGTGGCCGCGGAGATCGCCCGCGACTTCGCCGGCCTGCTGCGCGGCGAGCCGGTGACCGTGCCCACCGTCGCCGAGGGTGTCGCCGTCACCGCCGTGGTGGCCGCCGTGCACGAGAGCGTCACCGCGGGCCAGGTCGTACGCCTCTGA
- a CDS encoding GMC family oxidoreductase N-terminal domain-containing protein codes for MRRSGRAAMLGGVATEGGRTTTVYDYVIVGAGSAGCVLASRLSADPGVRVLLVEAGGPDRHPLFRVPKGFGKLMDDPGKAWHYQTRPFGPRARPEVWPRGKVLGGSSSINGLVYNRGDRHDWDNLVRLGNPGWGWDTMLPIFRGFEDNILGPSDSRGAGGPLGVSPPRRPDPLSVEMVETGRSVGLTPVRDVNDLDEARESDGERIGHTMATIRDGRRVSAATAFLRPVRHRANLTVRTGTTVTGLVFGGDKVVGVRARDAAGATVEFSAAREVVLALGSLGTPKVLQQSGIGPAQVLRAAGVDVRLDRALVGERMREHRCLPLKFRLRENLGTNRMLSSPARQGLTALRYLVRRDGPLATPAYDVLAFLKSRPGLDRPDAQVLMGPWSVATYQAGEAVTVEREPGLSAVAEILRPTAEGSVRITSADPDAPLDVEPNYFGSEHDRRVAVDVLARMREFFAHEPIAARLSAETFPGVRTDEDVVDAMLDSGYCGYHAIGTCAMGPNDEDVVDSRLRVRGVDNLRIMDASVLPAMVSGNLNGPVMAMAWNAADLILDRA; via the coding sequence ATGCGCCGCTCCGGCCGAGCGGCCATGCTCGGTGGAGTTGCCACCGAGGGCGGGAGGACGACCACCGTGTACGACTACGTCATCGTCGGTGCCGGGTCTGCGGGATGCGTACTGGCCAGCCGGTTGTCGGCCGACCCGGGCGTGCGGGTGCTCCTGGTCGAGGCGGGCGGGCCGGACCGCCATCCGCTGTTCCGGGTGCCGAAGGGCTTCGGGAAGCTGATGGACGACCCCGGCAAGGCCTGGCACTACCAGACCCGGCCCTTCGGCCCGCGGGCGCGACCGGAGGTGTGGCCGCGGGGGAAGGTCCTCGGCGGGTCGAGCTCGATCAACGGCCTGGTCTACAACCGGGGTGACCGCCACGACTGGGACAACCTCGTCCGGCTCGGCAACCCCGGTTGGGGATGGGACACGATGCTGCCCATCTTCCGCGGGTTCGAGGACAACATCCTCGGCCCGTCGGACAGCCGCGGTGCGGGCGGTCCGCTCGGGGTGTCGCCGCCCCGGCGGCCCGACCCGCTCTCGGTGGAGATGGTCGAGACCGGCCGGTCCGTCGGGCTCACGCCGGTGCGGGACGTCAACGACCTCGACGAGGCCCGCGAGTCCGACGGTGAACGCATCGGGCACACCATGGCCACCATCCGCGACGGCCGCCGGGTCAGCGCGGCCACCGCGTTCCTGCGCCCCGTACGCCACCGGGCCAATCTCACCGTGCGCACCGGGACGACGGTCACCGGGCTGGTGTTCGGCGGCGACAAGGTGGTCGGGGTGCGTGCCCGCGACGCCGCGGGGGCGACGGTCGAGTTCTCCGCGGCGCGTGAGGTGGTGCTGGCCCTGGGCAGCCTCGGTACGCCCAAGGTGCTGCAGCAGTCGGGGATCGGCCCGGCGCAGGTGCTGCGCGCGGCCGGTGTCGACGTACGCCTGGACCGGGCGCTGGTGGGTGAGCGGATGCGCGAGCACCGGTGCCTGCCGCTGAAGTTCCGGCTCCGGGAGAACCTCGGCACCAACCGGATGCTGTCCTCACCGGCCCGGCAGGGGCTGACCGCGCTGAGATACCTGGTCCGCCGGGACGGCCCGCTGGCCACACCGGCGTACGACGTGCTCGCGTTCCTGAAGAGCCGGCCCGGCCTGGACCGTCCGGACGCGCAGGTGCTGATGGGCCCGTGGTCCGTGGCGACCTACCAGGCGGGGGAGGCGGTCACGGTGGAGCGCGAGCCCGGCCTGTCCGCTGTGGCGGAGATCCTGCGCCCCACCGCGGAGGGGAGCGTGCGCATCACCTCGGCCGACCCGGACGCGCCGTTGGACGTCGAGCCCAACTACTTCGGTTCGGAACACGACCGCCGGGTCGCCGTCGACGTCCTGGCCCGGATGCGGGAGTTCTTCGCGCACGAGCCGATCGCCGCGCGGCTCTCGGCCGAGACGTTCCCGGGCGTACGCACCGACGAGGACGTCGTCGACGCCATGCTGGACTCCGGCTACTGCGGTTACCACGCCATCGGCACGTGCGCGATGGGCCCGAACGACGAGGACGTCGTCGACTCCCGTCTCCGGGTCCGTGGAGTGGACAACCTTCGGATCATGGACGCCTCGGTGCTGCCGGCCATGGTCTCGGGCAACCTGAACGGCCCGGTGATGGCGATGGCCTGGAACGCCGCGGATCTCATCCTCGACCGGGCGTGA
- a CDS encoding serine hydrolase domain-containing protein, with protein MPVGTVEPASAISRRLDALARAAAGAGVVPGLSVALADHTGPVWSSAYGVTDLSAPAPVGTDTVFEAASLTKPVVAYGVLLLVQEGRLELDRPLDHYLPEPYLPGEPAAAGITARMVLGHTSGYPNWRPAGGPLTLMHSPGSRFGYSGEGYVQLGRVVEQVAGQPLGTFLADRVLSPLGMTSSALTWPDDLRSGELGDRVARGHTATREVLAKQQSEEAVAPSSLHSTATDLARFLACFLSSAATPGGAPTAPSPTAPSPAGSAASSTGPLRPEGVESMLAPHVRLDRPLAWGLGWGLILEGDPTKERMFWQWGDNPGYKAFAAGSPGPDVGVVVLTNGDQGLDVAAGLVREVLPSTAPAYVRVATNRLTPGRG; from the coding sequence ATGCCCGTCGGTACGGTCGAGCCCGCTTCCGCCATCTCCCGCCGACTCGACGCACTCGCCCGAGCTGCCGCGGGCGCGGGCGTGGTCCCCGGCCTGAGCGTCGCGCTCGCCGACCACACCGGCCCGGTCTGGAGTTCGGCGTACGGCGTCACCGACCTCTCAGCCCCTGCACCGGTCGGTACGGACACCGTGTTCGAGGCCGCGTCGCTGACCAAGCCGGTCGTCGCGTACGGCGTCCTCCTCCTCGTCCAGGAGGGCCGCCTCGAGCTCGACCGTCCGCTGGACCACTACCTGCCCGAGCCGTACCTGCCCGGCGAACCCGCCGCGGCCGGCATCACCGCCCGGATGGTGCTCGGCCACACCTCTGGCTACCCGAACTGGCGACCTGCCGGAGGTCCACTCACCCTGATGCACTCCCCCGGCAGCCGGTTCGGCTACTCGGGCGAGGGCTACGTCCAGCTGGGACGGGTGGTCGAGCAGGTCGCCGGCCAACCGTTGGGCACCTTCCTGGCCGATCGCGTCCTCTCGCCGCTGGGAATGACCAGCAGCGCGCTCACCTGGCCCGACGACCTCAGGTCCGGTGAACTCGGGGACAGAGTGGCCCGCGGTCACACGGCGACGCGGGAGGTCCTCGCCAAGCAGCAGTCGGAGGAGGCGGTCGCTCCGTCGTCCCTGCACTCCACGGCCACCGACCTCGCACGTTTCCTCGCCTGCTTCCTCTCCTCCGCCGCGACGCCCGGCGGTGCACCGACCGCCCCCTCGCCGACCGCCCCCTCGCCTGCCGGATCCGCGGCCTCTTCGACCGGGCCGCTGCGCCCGGAGGGAGTGGAGTCGATGCTCGCGCCGCACGTCCGGCTGGACCGGCCGCTGGCCTGGGGACTGGGGTGGGGCCTGATCCTCGAAGGCGACCCCACCAAGGAGCGGATGTTCTGGCAGTGGGGCGACAACCCCGGCTACAAGGCGTTCGCCGCCGGCTCACCGGGACCCGACGTCGGCGTGGTCGTGCTGACCAACGGCGACCAGGGACTCGACGTCGCTGCCGGGCTGGTGCGCGAGGTGCTGCCGTCCACCGCTCCGGCGTACGTGCGGGTGGCGACCAACCGCCTCACGCCCGGTCGAGGATGA
- a CDS encoding Hsp20/alpha crystallin family protein: MLMRTDPFRELDRLSQQLLTSAARPTAVPIDAYRKGDTFYVHFDLPGVRVEDVDLTVERNVLTVRAERRGPQDEEVEVLVAERPQGTFTRQLFLGDTLDTDRMEADYEAGVLTVKLPVAEQAKPRKVQISGATERQKISA; the protein is encoded by the coding sequence ATGTTGATGCGCACCGACCCGTTCCGGGAGCTCGACCGTCTCAGCCAGCAGTTGCTGACCTCCGCGGCCCGGCCGACAGCCGTCCCCATCGACGCCTACCGCAAGGGCGACACGTTCTACGTCCACTTCGACCTTCCCGGCGTACGCGTGGAGGACGTCGACCTCACCGTCGAGCGCAACGTCCTCACCGTCCGCGCCGAGCGGCGCGGCCCGCAGGACGAGGAAGTCGAGGTGCTGGTGGCCGAACGCCCGCAGGGCACCTTCACCAGGCAGCTGTTCCTCGGCGACACGCTGGACACCGACCGGATGGAAGCCGACTACGAGGCCGGCGTACTCACCGTCAAGCTGCCGGTCGCCGAGCAGGCCAAGCCGCGCAAGGTGCAGATCAGCGGCGCGACCGAGCGCCAGAAGATCAGCGCCTGA
- a CDS encoding TerC/Alx family metal homeostasis membrane protein: MHVPLWVWVLTVVGITAIIVADLVWADRRPHTVSMREATLWVLLYVGLAGAFCLGLLLTAGSRPAGEFLAGYITEYSLSVDNLFVFVILLSRFAVPAVSQHKVLLIGIAISLVLRAAFIAAGTAAVHAFEWVFYIFGALLIYTAVKLAAQGEEEEADFHDGRLVRLMRRVVPTSGEYDGSKLTTRVDGRRMFTPMVVVVLAIGAANVVFALDSIPAIFGLTQAGFLVFTANAFALMGLRQLYFLLGGLLDRLIYLSYGLAVVLGFIGVKLILEAMESEGLNDIGPVHLPHIGIVASLAFIAATLTVTSVASVAGSRARTREPEPASWND, from the coding sequence GTGCACGTGCCGTTGTGGGTGTGGGTGCTCACGGTTGTCGGGATCACCGCGATCATCGTCGCCGACCTGGTCTGGGCCGACCGGCGTCCGCACACCGTCAGCATGCGCGAGGCGACGCTGTGGGTCCTGCTCTACGTCGGGCTCGCCGGCGCGTTCTGTCTCGGGCTGCTGCTCACCGCCGGGTCCCGGCCGGCCGGGGAGTTCCTCGCCGGCTACATCACCGAGTACAGCCTCAGCGTGGACAACCTGTTCGTCTTCGTCATCCTGTTGTCCCGGTTCGCCGTCCCCGCTGTCAGCCAGCACAAGGTGCTGCTCATCGGCATCGCGATCTCCCTGGTCCTGCGAGCGGCGTTCATCGCCGCCGGCACCGCCGCCGTGCACGCGTTCGAGTGGGTGTTCTACATCTTCGGCGCGCTGCTCATCTACACCGCGGTCAAGCTGGCCGCGCAGGGCGAGGAGGAGGAGGCCGACTTCCACGACGGCCGGCTCGTCCGGCTGATGCGCCGGGTGGTCCCCACCTCCGGGGAGTACGACGGGTCGAAGCTGACCACCCGGGTCGACGGCCGCCGGATGTTCACCCCGATGGTGGTGGTCGTCCTCGCCATCGGCGCCGCGAACGTCGTGTTCGCCCTCGACTCGATCCCGGCGATCTTCGGCCTGACCCAGGCGGGATTCCTCGTCTTCACCGCCAACGCGTTCGCGCTGATGGGGCTGCGCCAGCTGTACTTCCTGCTCGGCGGCCTGCTCGACCGGCTGATCTACCTCAGCTACGGCCTGGCCGTCGTCCTGGGCTTCATCGGCGTGAAGCTCATCCTGGAGGCGATGGAGAGTGAAGGGCTGAACGACATCGGCCCGGTCCATCTGCCGCACATCGGCATCGTGGCGTCCCTGGCGTTCATCGCCGCCACGCTCACCGTGACCAGCGTGGCCAGCGTGGCGGGATCGCGGGCGCGCACCCGTGAGCCCGAGCCCGCCAGCTGGAACGACTGA
- a CDS encoding diguanylate cyclase, which yields MIERPHGGAVDEEHGLRQRLDAFRMLHRVSRELSSARDLSATLQFLVDSVVSSLGFGVAAINVVHDDCLRVAAVAGPPDVRAALEGQSGPRDAWESLLATAVPWGTLRFVPHGVEVPSEVPVWVSDDARAVEMPGAWHPEDALVAPLYAPDGELVGVLSVDLPIDGRVPGELQRELLEMFAAQAAVAVDNARLHSEVLSTMERLEQEHRALQASEESFRQVFESAPSGMAVVSLAAADEGALRRVNAALCHMLDYSDQELRRLGLPEVTHPKDRHLWSNPRRTYRGDLRMVRRDGRVVWVSTNCSVVVDATGVPDFKLVHLEDVSERHDREEQLAHLAAHDPLTGLSNRAELRSRLHQLVAERRDVCVLFCDIDRFKHINDQHGHEVGDVVLVEVARRLRAHVRKHDVVARVGGDEFVLALRDTTEEDAAVLARRLAADVRRPVRFGQREVQVAVSIGLGASTAGADSVDELLRTADQAMYRVKLLHTYGGVDAPGTDSIHVPDGDHPAGHGPGSVGVRDHDGAASPAPAAPAETAAPAAQAPAAPQAPAAQQAPAAGKVVALDGAFPRGGASGPRTVTPAAGPGMSTVDDLRPRPSAGASLRQ from the coding sequence GTGATCGAACGACCGCATGGGGGCGCTGTGGACGAGGAGCACGGCCTGCGGCAACGACTCGACGCGTTCAGGATGCTGCATCGGGTCAGCCGGGAGCTCAGCTCGGCTCGTGACCTGTCCGCGACCCTGCAGTTCCTGGTGGACAGCGTGGTGAGCAGCCTCGGGTTCGGGGTGGCCGCCATCAACGTCGTACACGACGACTGCCTGCGGGTGGCGGCGGTGGCCGGCCCGCCCGACGTTCGCGCGGCGCTGGAGGGTCAGAGCGGCCCGCGCGACGCGTGGGAGAGCCTGCTCGCCACGGCCGTGCCCTGGGGCACGCTGCGGTTCGTCCCCCACGGCGTCGAGGTGCCCTCGGAGGTGCCGGTGTGGGTCTCCGACGACGCCCGTGCGGTCGAGATGCCTGGTGCCTGGCACCCCGAGGACGCCCTGGTCGCCCCGCTGTACGCGCCAGACGGTGAGCTTGTCGGCGTCCTCAGCGTCGACCTGCCCATCGACGGCCGGGTGCCCGGTGAGCTGCAGCGAGAGTTGCTGGAGATGTTCGCCGCGCAGGCCGCCGTCGCCGTCGACAACGCCCGGCTGCACTCCGAGGTCCTGTCCACGATGGAACGCCTGGAGCAGGAGCACCGGGCGCTGCAGGCCAGCGAGGAGAGCTTCCGGCAGGTCTTCGAGAGCGCGCCGAGCGGGATGGCCGTGGTCAGCCTGGCCGCCGCGGACGAGGGCGCGCTGCGGCGGGTGAACGCCGCGCTGTGCCACATGCTCGACTACTCCGACCAGGAGCTGCGCCGGCTCGGACTGCCCGAGGTCACCCACCCGAAGGACCGGCACCTGTGGTCGAACCCCCGCCGGACCTATCGCGGCGACCTGCGCATGGTGCGGCGCGACGGCCGGGTGGTCTGGGTGTCGACCAACTGCTCGGTGGTGGTCGACGCCACCGGCGTACCCGATTTCAAGCTCGTCCACCTCGAGGACGTCAGCGAACGCCACGACCGTGAGGAGCAGTTGGCCCACCTCGCCGCCCACGACCCGCTGACCGGGCTGTCCAACCGCGCCGAGCTGCGGTCCCGGCTGCACCAGCTGGTCGCCGAGCGCCGCGACGTGTGTGTGCTGTTCTGCGACATCGACCGGTTCAAGCACATCAACGACCAGCACGGGCACGAGGTCGGTGACGTGGTGCTGGTCGAGGTGGCGCGGCGGCTGCGGGCCCACGTCCGCAAGCACGACGTGGTGGCGCGCGTCGGCGGCGACGAGTTCGTCCTCGCTCTGCGCGACACGACCGAGGAGGACGCGGCCGTGCTGGCCCGCCGGCTGGCCGCCGACGTCCGGCGTCCGGTCCGGTTCGGCCAGCGCGAGGTCCAGGTCGCGGTCAGCATCGGGCTCGGCGCGTCCACGGCCGGAGCGGACAGCGTGGACGAGTTGCTGCGCACGGCCGACCAGGCGATGTACCGCGTGAAGCTGCTCCACACCTACGGCGGGGTCGACGCACCCGGGACCGACTCCATCCACGTTCCCGACGGCGACCACCCGGCCGGTCACGGGCCCGGCTCCGTCGGCGTACGTGACCACGACGGCGCGGCCTCGCCCGCGCCGGCCGCACCCGCGGAGACTGCCGCTCCCGCGGCACAGGCGCCCGCTGCCCCGCAGGCGCCCGCTGCCCAGCAGGCACCTGCCGCGGGCAAGGTCGTCGCCCTGGATGGCGCCTTCCCTCGGGGCGGTGCGAGCGGTCCCCGGACGGTGACCCCGGCAGCGGGACCGGGGATGAGCACCGTGGACGATCTTCGGCCTCGACCCAGTGCGGGTGCGTCCCTGCGGCAGTGA